A genome region from Carya illinoinensis cultivar Pawnee chromosome 2, C.illinoinensisPawnee_v1, whole genome shotgun sequence includes the following:
- the LOC122301217 gene encoding cytochrome P450 704C1-like, whose product MDFLSNPMAMSSAALAIIVSFLGVQILARQMKKDKRKKKYHPIAGTTFNQLLNFHRLHHYMTDLAGKYRTYRLLSPFRNEIYTADPANVEYILKTNFDNYGKGCYNYVLLKDLLGDGIFTVDGDKWRQQRKISSHEFSTRVLRDFSSEVFRKSAAKLAHIVSEAATSNQIIDLQDLLMKSILDSLFQVAFGIELDSMCGSNEEGKNFSNAFDDSSSMTLFRYVDIFWRIKKFLNIGSEATLKKSTKIVNDFVFKLIHKKIEQMKNLKDESSIKREDILSRFLQVTQNDPTYLRDIILNFIIAGKDTTAATIAWFIYMLCKHPAVQEKVAKEVKEATTNKDISNYADFAATISEEALEKMNFLHAAITETLRLYPAVPVDAKICFSDDTLPDGYNVKKGDMVAYQPYAMGRMKFIWGDDALEFKPERWLNEDGIFQPESPFKFTAFQAGPRICLGKEFAYRNMKIFSAVLLGCFQFKMSDENQTVNYRTMINLHIDGGLNVRAFHRNGN is encoded by the exons ATGGATTTCCTCTCGAATCCCATGGCCATGTCCTCCGCCGCTTTGGCTATTATCGTTTCTTTTCTGGGTGTCCAGATTCTAGCAAGGCAAATGAAGAAAgataagagaaagaagaagtaCCATCCTATTGCCGGAACCACGTTTAACCAGCTCCTCAACTTCCATAGGTTGCACCACTATATGACTGACCTTGCTGGAAAGTACAGGACATACAGGCTTCTAAGTCCTTTTAGGAACGAGATTTACACTGCGGACCCAGCAAATGTCGAGTACATACTCAAAACTAATTTCGACAATTATGGCAAG GGATGTTATAACTACGTCCTGCTGAAGGACCTTCTAGGAGATGGGATTTTCACAGTCGATGGTGACAAGTGGCGCCAACAGAGGAAGATATCAAGTCATGAGTTCTCCACAAGGGTGTTAAGGGACTTTAGCAGTGAGGTCTTCAGGAAAAGTGCTGCAAAACTGGCTCATATAGTGTCTGAAGCAGCAACTTCCAACCAGATCATCGATCTTCAA GATCTATTGATGAAATCAATCCTGGATTCACTGTTCCAAGTTGCATTTGGAATCGAGTTAGACAGCATGTGTGGATCaaatgaagaaggaaagaatTTTAGCAATGCGTTTGATGATTCGAGCTCAATGACCCTTTTTCGTTACGTTGATATCTTTTGGAGAATCAAGAAGTTTCTAAATATCGGATCAGAGGCCACCTTAAAGAAAAGTACCAAAATTGTTAATGATTTCGTGTTTAAGCTGATACACAAGAAGATTGAGCAAATGAAGAACTTGAAGGATGAATCTTCC ATAAAGAGAGAAGACATCCTGTCTAGGTTTCTGCAAGTGACACAGAATGATCCAACATACTTGAGAGATATAATTCTTAACTTCATCATAGCTGGCAAAGACACGACTGCAGCCACCATTGCTTGGTTTATTTACATGCTCTGTAAGCATCCTGCCGTGCAAGAAAAAGTTGCAAAAGAAGTGAAGGAAGCTACCACCAATAAAGATATCTCAAACTATGCTGATTTTGCCGCCACTATTAGTGAAGAAGCTCTAGAAAAGATGAATTTTCTCCATGCGGCAATTACTGAAACTCTCAGACTCTATCCAGCAGTTCCTGTG GATGCAAAGATTTGCTTTTCTGATGATACTCTACCAGATGGCTACAATGTGAAGAAAGGAGATATGGTAGCGTACCAACCTTATGCAATGGGCAGGATGAAATTCATTTGGGGTGATGATGCCCTGGAATTCAAACCAGAGAGATGGCTCAATGAGGATGGAATTTTCCAACCAGAGAGCCCTTTCAAGTTTACGGCCTTCCAG GCAGGCCCACGAATCTGTCTTGGAAAAGAGTTTGCCTACAGGAATATGAAGATTTTCTCGGCTGTCTTGTTGGGCTGTTTCCAGTTCAAAATGAGTGATGAAAATCAAACAGTCAATTACAGGACAATGATCAATCTTCACATCGATGGAGGTCTTAACGTTCGAGCCTTCCACAGAAATGGAAATTAG